ATCGCGACGCGGCCTGTGCCGGTGTGCTGGAGCGCTGCGGCGGCCTTGTCGTTCTGCATGATCTTGGCCATCACGGCCTGGCCGGCGCGCTCGAACACGGCGCGGTTGTCGATCAGGAACTGGCGCGACTTGCGCAGGCCGTCGATATAGCCGTTGATCTCGGGCACGACATAGCGCGCCACCATGTCCCAGCTGCGGCGGGTGTTTTCCGGATTGGCCCAGTCATGCGCGAAGCCGATGATCGAACCAACGCCGCCGGAGACGTCGACCAGATTCTTGATCATCTTGATCAGGTCATCGGGCGTGCCGATGGTGGACGCGGCGCCCTCGATGAACGCGGTCTTGTCGACCGCTTCATCCGGCGAGGCGAACGCGGTGAGGCCCGGCCGCATCAGGGTGCCGACATTATATTCGTTGTGCCAGCGCATCAGCCCGGCGCCGGCCTCGCGCCGCGCCTGCTCGCGGGTCTCGGCGATGTGCCAGGACAGCAGCACGCGCCAGTTGGCGCGGCTTACCGTGGTGCCGGCCTTCGCGGCGGCATCCTCGGCGAACTGCCATTGCTGCGGCAGCGCCATCAGGCCCTGGGTCGACATCGAGCCCAGCGAAATGATGCCGATGCCGTATTTGCCGGCCAGCGTCATGCCCGACGGCGAGATCTGCGAGGCCACCACGAACGGCATGTCCTCCTGCAGCGGCAGGATCTGCAGTGCAGCGTCGTGCATCTCGAACCAGTCGGTCTTGGCGGTGACGCGCTCGCCGTTGAACAGGCGGCGGATCACCGCGATCGCCTCGTCCTGGCGGTCGCGCTGGGTCATCGGGTCGATGCCGAGCGTATGCGCGTCGGAGGCGAGCGCACCGGGGCCGGAGCCGAAGATGGCGCGGCCGCCGGTCATGTGGTCGAGTTGCACCATGCGCTGCGCGACGTTGAAGGGGTGATGATAAGGCAGCGAGATCACGCCGGTGCCGAGCTTGATCCGCTTGGTACGCTCGCCGGCGGCGGCCAAAAACATTTCCGGCGAGGCGATGGTCTCCCAGCCCGAGGAATGGTGCTCGCCGCACCAGAATTCGTCGTAACCGAGCGCGTCGAGCTGCTCGACGAAATCGAGGTCGCGGCGGAATTGCAGCATCGGATGCTCGCCGATCGGGTGATGCGGGGCGAGGAAGGCTCCGAACTTGAGGCGCGCCATAGGTCGTTCTCTCCAACTTATTGTTATCGGGGCTTTCCGCCAACCTACGGAATGGCCCGGGGCAAGGCAATGCTCCGAGGCTGCGGCGCCCGCATGGTTGTTGCGCAAATCGGCGGCGATTGCCGCGCTCCGGAATGTTTCCCAGCGCGTCAACGCAAATTGCGCGGCGGAGCACGGGCAGGTGGGGGTGGCCATGGATGACACGCCCGTGAACCAACGCTTACGTCCGAGGTAATCGAAGAGATGACTGGAATCTGCTGATGTCGGCCGTTACGTCATTTCGGGCAGGACAGAGCATGCACCAGATCGTTGCGACGCGCGCGGAGACATCCCGGCGCTGGTGGGTGCTGGCGATCGTGGTGTCGGCGCAGTTCATGTTCGGCGTCGATGCCTTCATCGTCAACGTCGCGATCCCGACGATCGCAACGGAGCTGCAGGCAACGCCGGCGCAGATCGAGGCTGTGATCGCGATCTATCTGATCGCCTATGGCACGCTGGTGGTCACCGGCGGCCGGCTCGGCGATATCCACGGCACCAGGAACGTGTTTGTCGCCGGCGTCGCGGGCTTCTCGGTGACTTCCCTATGGTGCGGGCTGGCGCAATCCGGGCCCGAGCTCATCGTTGCGCGGCTCGCTCAGGGTGCTACGGCGGCGCTGATGGTGCCACAGGTGCTGGCGACGCTGCACCTGTTGTTCCCCGACGCCGCCCGTGCGCGGGCCTTCGCAATCTACGGCATCGTGCTGGGGCTTGCCGGCGCCGCCGGCTTCATGCTCGGCGGCGCGCTGGTAACGCTCGATCTCGCCGGCCTCGGCTGGCGCGCGGTGTTCTTCGTCAACGTGCCGTTTGGCGTCGTCATCATCGCCGCCGCGCTGAAGATCATGCCGACGGTGCCGCGCCGCGCCGGCACGCGGCTGGATATTCCCGGCGCGATCGTGCTGTTCGTGGGCCTATTGTGTCTGATCGGCCCGCTGCTGTTCGGTCACGATCTCGGCTGGACGGCGTGGGTCTGGCTGGTGATGGCCGCGGGTATTGCCGTGATCGCGGCGTTCGTGCGGATCGAGCGGAGCGTCGCGCGCCGCGGCGGCATGCCGCTGATCGATCTTTCGCTGCTGTCGGACCGC
The window above is part of the Bradyrhizobium sp. PSBB068 genome. Proteins encoded here:
- a CDS encoding LLM class flavin-dependent oxidoreductase — protein: MARLKFGAFLAPHHPIGEHPMLQFRRDLDFVEQLDALGYDEFWCGEHHSSGWETIASPEMFLAAAGERTKRIKLGTGVISLPYHHPFNVAQRMVQLDHMTGGRAIFGSGPGALASDAHTLGIDPMTQRDRQDEAIAVIRRLFNGERVTAKTDWFEMHDAALQILPLQEDMPFVVASQISPSGMTLAGKYGIGIISLGSMSTQGLMALPQQWQFAEDAAAKAGTTVSRANWRVLLSWHIAETREQARREAGAGLMRWHNEYNVGTLMRPGLTAFASPDEAVDKTAFIEGAASTIGTPDDLIKMIKNLVDVSGGVGSIIGFAHDWANPENTRRSWDMVARYVVPEINGYIDGLRKSRQFLIDNRAVFERAGQAVMAKIMQNDKAAAALQHTGTGRVAIPAVNAPDLAKEAAKQKA
- a CDS encoding MFS transporter is translated as MHQIVATRAETSRRWWVLAIVVSAQFMFGVDAFIVNVAIPTIATELQATPAQIEAVIAIYLIAYGTLVVTGGRLGDIHGTRNVFVAGVAGFSVTSLWCGLAQSGPELIVARLAQGATAALMVPQVLATLHLLFPDAARARAFAIYGIVLGLAGAAGFMLGGALVTLDLAGLGWRAVFFVNVPFGVVIIAAALKIMPTVPRRAGTRLDIPGAIVLFVGLLCLIGPLLFGHDLGWTAWVWLVMAAGIAVIAAFVRIERSVARRGGMPLIDLSLLSDRTFTRGMVAVFFFFFANLSFYLVMTMFMQKGLQIPPLQAGLVFVPLALTFVIASRHSGMRARHRGTLVLIEGCALQIVGLGVLVATVQAIAAPSALLLALVLVIFGYGQGLVMAPLSSAVLSSVKPASAGAGSGMYGTTTQIGNAAGVAAIGAVFFAIEGATSAHLALFAACALFVLSISISAAFLSWMRRASA